One Ooceraea biroi isolate clonal line C1 chromosome 6, Obir_v5.4, whole genome shotgun sequence genomic window carries:
- the LOC105281845 gene encoding uncharacterized protein LOC105281845, translating to MEINLELALFNKGEQQYNKAHNISIHESNSTKIYSIQERHSIPSILVPKVKCCTIDELILQCNKASQVIQDLTIERNLGLQQLRKMFSKIVQMEKALRRLQPTVTKRNSNK from the exons atggagATCAATTTG GAGCTGgctctttttaataaagggGAACAACAATATAATAAGGCTCATAATATATCTATTCACGAATCAAATTCTACAAAG ATTTATTCTATTCAAGAAAGACATTCAATCCCTTCTATACTGGTTCCCAAAGTAAAATGTTGTACAATTGATGAACTGATATTACAGTGTAACAAAGCATCACAAGTTATTCAAGACTTAACAATTGAGCGTAATTTAGGCTTGCAGCAGTTGCGTAAGATGTTCAGTAAGATTGTCCAAATGGAGAAGGCATTGCGAAGATTACAGCCTACTGTCACTAAAAGGAATTCCAATAAGTAA
- the LOC105281844 gene encoding fukutin-related protein, with product MRLRFIRAVLVLALLGNIIVWHRIWRLFAAQDTLGLLTPSVATGEPPQKLHRRLARLVTIVIRQFENFENDVASMVESILNSFPEMPVLIVCDELPYPPLELDFTNESMKNVKLISLRPEFNRSFEERNPLFYIRTKFVLFLPDATRLSTKQVVQEAVSQASNLGIVIVPVGKTSLHCLELDLRVKEWSLRITRVTGTECDSVIGKHVTMLEARILRKLSDPFLQPFTDALYIQTTAIGAKIHILKNQFNEGKPLYRNQQTQFRVQQLYRTRERSMFEKLRIKKVTRATGSAEWYGCSRETARCFGSVINGVPSYLYLHRYTPPCCLAGLRKVALHVIDQLEEVGIRFWLEGQSLLGAMRHGDILPWDHEVQIGLNRDDLARSLWLVRAGSKPVVDDDGFIWEKATEGEFFKVQYSRVNRLHVNLLPFYARNGTMTKDAWFLKNRDFPEHFLHPMSSIEFAGRQVPSPNNIRDFLELKYYKGVIENPELPGKFIFD from the exons ATGCGCCTCAGGTTTATCAGGGCGGTCCTGGTGCTCGCGCTCTTAGGTAACATCATCGTCTGGCACAGGATATGGCGGCTATTTGCGGCTCAGGATACCCTGGGGTTGCTGACGCCGAGCGTTGCGACGGGCGAGCCGCCGCAGAAGCTTCACCGGCGCCTAGCCCGCCTGGTCACCATCGTCATCAGGCAGTTCGAGAATTTCGAGAACGATGTGGCGTCCATGGTGGAGTCCATCCTGAATTCCTTCCCCGAGATGCCCGTCCTGATAGTCTGCGATGAGCTGCCGTATCCACCGTTGGAGCTGGACTTCACCAACGAGAGTATGAAGAATGTCAAATTGATCAGCTTACGGCCCGAGTTTAACAGGTCCTTCGAGGAGAGGAATCCACTGTTCTACATACGCACCAAGTTTGTTCTGTTCTTGCCTGATGCAACGAGGTTGTCGACTAAGCAAGTTGTGCAG GAAGCTGTCTCACAGGCGTCAAATTTGGGGATAGTTATTGTACCAGTGGGCAAGACCTCCTTGCATTGTCTCGAACTAGATTTAAGGGTGAAGGAATGGAGTTTGAGGATAACACGAGTTACGGGAACGGAATGTGACAGTGTAATAGGCAAACATGTAACAATGCTCGAAGCGAGGATTCTAAGGAAACTATCGGATCCATTCCTGCAACCATTCACGGACGCATTATACATTCAAACGACAGCTATCGGCGCGAAG atacatatattgaaGAATCAGTTCAACGAAGGGAAACCATTGTATAGAAACCAACAGACTCAGTTCAGGGTGCAGCAGTTGTATCGCACGCGTGAGCGATCGATGTTTGAGAAATTGCGAATAAAAAAAGTCACGAGAGCCACCGGCTCCGCGGAGTGGTACGGCTGTTCGCGAGAGACAGCCAGGTGCTTCGGCTCAGTGATAAACGGCGTGCCGTCGTACCTCTACCTGCATCGATACACGCCGCCTTGTTGCCTGGCCGGACTGAGGAAGGTGGCTCTTCACGTTATCGACCAGCTGGAAGAAGTTGGCATACGATTCTGGCTGGAGGGCCAGTCACTGCTGGGAGCGATGAGGCACGGCGACATTCTGCCGTGGGATCACGAAGTACAAATTGGATTGAACCGAGACGACCTGGCGAGGTCGCTGTGGCTGGTCAGAGCCGGGAGCAAACCGGTCGTTGACGACGACGGCTTCATCTGGGAAAAGGCGACCGAGGGCGAGTTCTTCAAGGTACAATATTCCAGGGTGAATCGCTTGCACGTGAACCTGCTGCCATTCTACGCACGGAACGGCACCATGACGAAGGACGCGTGGTTTCTGAAGAACCGGGACTTCCCGGAGCACTTCCTGCACCCGATGTCGAGCATCGAATTCGCCGGTAGACAAGTGCCAAGTCCGAATAATATTAGGGACTTCCTAGAGCTTAAGTATTACAAGGGTGTGATAGAGAATCCAGAATTACCTGGCAAATTTATCTTTGACTAG
- the LOC105281843 gene encoding dynein intermediate chain 2, ciliary isoform X2 has protein sequence MAPTIPKKLPSKLSEVNKEHSKSFIMRPDLGAGDMDWMRGKVLLKPDDQLQLTEAELQEEFAKVLTTHNTRVPDSLVEWSWKLREFVRLPPPPDLVTLLNVTGTILHKDSEEAKMQLTADEHEEAVDEKLKRDEAEEENDEEADEIDKTVEALAEAEQQEQELEPEPEPEPEPEPEPEDVSEKKKPKKAPNQFNFCERAALTYDNPMRDMSTQTIPPPTATFNVNVFQWTIFDEYQEDYDQQQREKEKEKRVPLTLPKKEDVKKKAQLESAAMTQRMLQAAKTLERMVNQNIFDDISQDYRYWNDPSDEFKDEEGSLLPLWKFSYEKTKKHDITDMCFNTTYYDLFAVAFGTLSFNSAITNGTVCLFSLKNPSYPEWICPTESPVMCLDFNAQHPHLLVIGTMDGSVAVYNVMLPPSAPQYKSSDVVQKHGGLVWEICWAPDTEEGNLAFFSVSIDGKINHWVLNQNDLGLTTVMTLFLNRPPIPGPDGTMITLKGCGMCMAFHPADQNVFLVGTEEGTIYKCNTAYSSIYMRTYHEAHTMPVYRIVFNKFNSSIFASCSGDWRIKIWEDERPEPLFMFDLGVPVGDVQWAPYSSTVLACVSNDGKVTVFDLNVNKYRPICSQQIVSKRKSKLTRLAFNYALPFIIVGDDKGIVNTLKLSPNLRIQVKPTKKQLHLSTTELESMKLEKLLSFVREPPVLIPPEDVRTSSVS, from the exons ATGGCACCAACAATACCCAAAAAATTACCCTCCAAACTGTCAGAAGTGAATAAAGAG CACTCGAAGAGCTTTATAATGCGACCAGACTTGGGTGCTGGTGACATGGATTGGATGCGAGGGAAGGTTCTGCTAAAACCAGATGATCAATTGCAACTAACGGAAGCA gAGTTACAAGAGGAATTTGCCAAAGTGTTAACTACACATAACACCAGGGTACCAGATTCCCTGGTCGAATGGTCATGGAAATTACGTGAATTTGTGAGATTGCCACCTCCGCCAGATTTAGTAACTCTTCTGAATGTGACCGGTACTATACTACACAAGGACTCTGAAGAAGCTAAAATGCAATTGACAG CTGACGAACATGAGGAGGCAGtggatgaaaaattgaaacgtGATGAAGCcgaagaagaaaatgatgaaGAAG CAGATGAAATAGACAAAACAGTGGAGGCGCTAGCCGAAGCTGAACAACAGGAACAGGAATTAGAACCTGAGCCAGAACCAGAGCCAGAACCTGAGCCAGAACCCGAGGATGTTTCAGAGAAGAAGAAACCCAAGAAAGCAcctaatcaatttaatttctgcGAAAGAGCGGCGTTGACGTACGACAATCCTATGAGA gaTATGAGCACGCAAACTATACCTCCGCCTACTGCGACTTTTAACGTCAATGTTTTCCAATGGACTATTTTTGACGAGTATCAG GAGGACTATGATCAGCAgcagcgcgagaaagagaaggagaagagagtGCCGTTGACGCTGCCGAAGAAGGAAGATGTGAAGAAGAAAGCTCAACTGGAGTCTGCGGCAATGACGCAGAGAATGCTACAAGCTGCGAAAACGTTGGAACGAATGGTCAATCAAAATATCTTCGACGATATATCACAAG ATTATAGATACTGGAACGATCCCAGCGATGAGTTCAAGGACGAAGAAGGTTCCTTATTACCTCTGTGGAAGTTCTCTTACGAGAAAACTAAGAAGCATGACATCACGGACATGTGCTTCAACACCACGTATTACGATCTTTTCGCGGTCGCCTTTGGAACAT TGTCATTTAATAGTGCGATAACGAACGGCACAGTATGCTTATTCAGCTTGAAGAATCCGTCGTATCCGGAATGGATTTGTCCGACAGAGTCTCCCGTGATGTGCCTGGACTTCAACGCCCAGCATCCTCACCTTCTGGTCAtcg GTACCATGGACGGGTCAGTAGCGGTTTATAACGTAATGTTACCGCCCTCCGCGCCGCAATACAAGAGCAGCGACGTCGTGCAGAAGCACGGGGGATTGGTATGGGAG ATTTGTTGGGCGCCTGACACGGAAGAGGGAAATCTGGCGTTCTTCAGCGTCAGTATCGACGGCAAGATAAATCACTGGGTGTTAAATCAAAACGATCTCGGTCTCACCACCGTTATGACGTTATTTCTGAATCGACCGCCTATCCCGGGACCAGACGGCACGATGATCACGCTCAAAG GATGCGGGATGTGCATGGCGTTTCATCCTGCCGATCAGAACGTCTTCCTGGTAGGCACGGAAGAGGGTACCATATACAAGTGCAATACGGCGTACAGCAGTATCTACATGAGGACGTATCACGAGGCGCACACCATGCCGGTGTACCGGATAGTCTTCAACAAGTTCAACTCCAGCATCTTCGCCAGCTGTTCCGGCGATTGGCGAATCAAAATCTGGGAAGACGAGAGACC GGAGCCGTTGTTCATGTTTGATCTGGGCGTTCCGGTCGGTGACGTTCAATGGGCACCGTACAGCTCGACAGTGCTGGCCTGCGTATCGAACGACGGCAAAGTTACGGTGTTCGATCTAAATGTTAACAAGTACAGGCCTATATGCAGTCAGCAGATTGTCAGCAAACGGAAGAGCAAATTGACGCGATTAGCTTTCAATTACGCGCTACCGTTTATAATAGTCGGCGATGATAA AGGTATCGTGAATACACTGAAACTGTCCCCAAACTTGCGGATCCAAGTGAAACCGACGAAGAAGCAACTGCACTTATCAACAACTGAACTAGAATCGATGAAGTTAGAAAAACTGCTTAGTTTTGTGCGTGAGCCTCCAGTGCTGATTCCACCTGAAGACGTGAGAACGTCTTCGGTGTCCTAA
- the LOC105281843 gene encoding dynein intermediate chain 2, ciliary isoform X1: MAPTIPKKLPSKLSEVNKEHSKSFIMRPDLGAGDMDWMRGKVLLKPDDQLQLTEAELQEEFAKVLTTHNTRVPDSLVEWSWKLREFVRLPPPPDLVTLLNVTGTILHKDSEEAKMQLTGVTADEHEEAVDEKLKRDEAEEENDEEADEIDKTVEALAEAEQQEQELEPEPEPEPEPEPEPEDVSEKKKPKKAPNQFNFCERAALTYDNPMRDMSTQTIPPPTATFNVNVFQWTIFDEYQEDYDQQQREKEKEKRVPLTLPKKEDVKKKAQLESAAMTQRMLQAAKTLERMVNQNIFDDISQDYRYWNDPSDEFKDEEGSLLPLWKFSYEKTKKHDITDMCFNTTYYDLFAVAFGTLSFNSAITNGTVCLFSLKNPSYPEWICPTESPVMCLDFNAQHPHLLVIGTMDGSVAVYNVMLPPSAPQYKSSDVVQKHGGLVWEICWAPDTEEGNLAFFSVSIDGKINHWVLNQNDLGLTTVMTLFLNRPPIPGPDGTMITLKGCGMCMAFHPADQNVFLVGTEEGTIYKCNTAYSSIYMRTYHEAHTMPVYRIVFNKFNSSIFASCSGDWRIKIWEDERPEPLFMFDLGVPVGDVQWAPYSSTVLACVSNDGKVTVFDLNVNKYRPICSQQIVSKRKSKLTRLAFNYALPFIIVGDDKGIVNTLKLSPNLRIQVKPTKKQLHLSTTELESMKLEKLLSFVREPPVLIPPEDVRTSSVS; the protein is encoded by the exons ATGGCACCAACAATACCCAAAAAATTACCCTCCAAACTGTCAGAAGTGAATAAAGAG CACTCGAAGAGCTTTATAATGCGACCAGACTTGGGTGCTGGTGACATGGATTGGATGCGAGGGAAGGTTCTGCTAAAACCAGATGATCAATTGCAACTAACGGAAGCA gAGTTACAAGAGGAATTTGCCAAAGTGTTAACTACACATAACACCAGGGTACCAGATTCCCTGGTCGAATGGTCATGGAAATTACGTGAATTTGTGAGATTGCCACCTCCGCCAGATTTAGTAACTCTTCTGAATGTGACCGGTACTATACTACACAAGGACTCTGAAGAAGCTAAAATGCAATTGACAGGTGTTACCG CTGACGAACATGAGGAGGCAGtggatgaaaaattgaaacgtGATGAAGCcgaagaagaaaatgatgaaGAAG CAGATGAAATAGACAAAACAGTGGAGGCGCTAGCCGAAGCTGAACAACAGGAACAGGAATTAGAACCTGAGCCAGAACCAGAGCCAGAACCTGAGCCAGAACCCGAGGATGTTTCAGAGAAGAAGAAACCCAAGAAAGCAcctaatcaatttaatttctgcGAAAGAGCGGCGTTGACGTACGACAATCCTATGAGA gaTATGAGCACGCAAACTATACCTCCGCCTACTGCGACTTTTAACGTCAATGTTTTCCAATGGACTATTTTTGACGAGTATCAG GAGGACTATGATCAGCAgcagcgcgagaaagagaaggagaagagagtGCCGTTGACGCTGCCGAAGAAGGAAGATGTGAAGAAGAAAGCTCAACTGGAGTCTGCGGCAATGACGCAGAGAATGCTACAAGCTGCGAAAACGTTGGAACGAATGGTCAATCAAAATATCTTCGACGATATATCACAAG ATTATAGATACTGGAACGATCCCAGCGATGAGTTCAAGGACGAAGAAGGTTCCTTATTACCTCTGTGGAAGTTCTCTTACGAGAAAACTAAGAAGCATGACATCACGGACATGTGCTTCAACACCACGTATTACGATCTTTTCGCGGTCGCCTTTGGAACAT TGTCATTTAATAGTGCGATAACGAACGGCACAGTATGCTTATTCAGCTTGAAGAATCCGTCGTATCCGGAATGGATTTGTCCGACAGAGTCTCCCGTGATGTGCCTGGACTTCAACGCCCAGCATCCTCACCTTCTGGTCAtcg GTACCATGGACGGGTCAGTAGCGGTTTATAACGTAATGTTACCGCCCTCCGCGCCGCAATACAAGAGCAGCGACGTCGTGCAGAAGCACGGGGGATTGGTATGGGAG ATTTGTTGGGCGCCTGACACGGAAGAGGGAAATCTGGCGTTCTTCAGCGTCAGTATCGACGGCAAGATAAATCACTGGGTGTTAAATCAAAACGATCTCGGTCTCACCACCGTTATGACGTTATTTCTGAATCGACCGCCTATCCCGGGACCAGACGGCACGATGATCACGCTCAAAG GATGCGGGATGTGCATGGCGTTTCATCCTGCCGATCAGAACGTCTTCCTGGTAGGCACGGAAGAGGGTACCATATACAAGTGCAATACGGCGTACAGCAGTATCTACATGAGGACGTATCACGAGGCGCACACCATGCCGGTGTACCGGATAGTCTTCAACAAGTTCAACTCCAGCATCTTCGCCAGCTGTTCCGGCGATTGGCGAATCAAAATCTGGGAAGACGAGAGACC GGAGCCGTTGTTCATGTTTGATCTGGGCGTTCCGGTCGGTGACGTTCAATGGGCACCGTACAGCTCGACAGTGCTGGCCTGCGTATCGAACGACGGCAAAGTTACGGTGTTCGATCTAAATGTTAACAAGTACAGGCCTATATGCAGTCAGCAGATTGTCAGCAAACGGAAGAGCAAATTGACGCGATTAGCTTTCAATTACGCGCTACCGTTTATAATAGTCGGCGATGATAA AGGTATCGTGAATACACTGAAACTGTCCCCAAACTTGCGGATCCAAGTGAAACCGACGAAGAAGCAACTGCACTTATCAACAACTGAACTAGAATCGATGAAGTTAGAAAAACTGCTTAGTTTTGTGCGTGAGCCTCCAGTGCTGATTCCACCTGAAGACGTGAGAACGTCTTCGGTGTCCTAA
- the LOC105281841 gene encoding uncharacterized protein LOC105281841, whose protein sequence is MEDSGIDSDPKAVNHVEDERLFLGSDSSCSSNHTQAPQRSTTKQLQKKLETRIEQAKRIQRNSDYIKLPKYDNENTSGASSTGLISIQRLPIPHKNKEHLPLVEYWHSDSESEDEMTLFPAKSKDNSKHKQDLTDTFSIGELSDESEDSLNLDPAQPPHPFMRTYVPNGCFACHCHIL, encoded by the exons ATGGAAGATAGTGGAATTGACAGTGATCCTAAAGCCGTTAACCATGTGGAGGACGAAAGACTCTTCTTG GGTAGTGATAGCAGTTGCAGCAGTAACCATACGCAGGCACCTCAACGGAGCACGACCAAGCAATTGCAAAAGAAACTTG AAACGCGTATTGAACAGGCAAAGCGTATCCAGCGCAACTCAGATTACATAAAGCTTCCAAAGTATGACAATGAGAATACGAGCGGTGCCAGTTCTACCGGATTGATATCAATCCAGCGATTGCCAATACCACATAAGAATAAGGAACACCTCCCTCTAGTCGAATACTGGCACAGTGATAGCGAAAG CGAGGACGAAATGACTCTCTTTCCGGCGAAATCGAAGGACAATTCCAAGCACAAGCAAGATCTCACGGACACGTTCAGCATCGGGGAGCTGAGTGACGAAAGCGAGGACTCTTTGAACCTGGATCCAGCGCAGCCTCCACATCCGTTTATGCGAACCTACGTACCAAATGGATGTTTCGCTTGCCATTGCCATATACTGTAA